Part of the Tumebacillus sp. BK434 genome is shown below.
CGTTTCCCCAAACTGCACATACGCGCGCGCCTCGTTCGTCAGCCGGTCGGACGCCTCCAGCAGATCAACGCCCAACTGCTTGAACTCGAACTTGCGGTCAACCATCTTCAGTTCCGCCTGGTACGATACGTACAGCCAGAACAAACTGGCTGCGTTGACCAGGGACAGGATCAGGACGATCGCGCACATTCCCTTGATCAGTTTTGACAACTTCATAGTCCCCTTTTTCCCCCTTGTGTAGTGTTAAACTACTCTTTCCCCCAGCATAAATCACACAAAAATATACTCCCCACTATATGATAATAGATTGATATTAGTTAATCAACATCTATAGAAATTTACTATAACTTAAAACCCCTTCCGCAGTTAGCGAAAAGGGGTCTCTTGTCCGATCCAGAAAGCAAGCGCGGCATAGGCCGTATAGAGCAGCGCAAACAGCCAGCGTTTAGTATTCGGGGTGTTTGGAACGCCAAGCGCCATCGCGGTCAAAAAGCCGCCGATCAAACCACCGATGTGGGCGAAGTTGTTGACGTTAGGCATGATGAAGCCGAAGATCAGGTTGATCGCCAACAGGGCGTACACCGACGTGCCGATCGTCATCGCAAACGCCTTGCGGTTGAACTGACCAAAGGCGAGCAGCGCGCCAAACAGGCCAAACACCGCGCCCGAAGCGCCAAGCGAATTGTGCGGGCTGAACGCCACCGACAGCAGGCTGCCCGCGATGCCGGCCAGCACGTAGATGACGAAAAAGCGCGGCATGCCGAAGATGCGCTCGGCGATGCGGCCAAAAAAGTACAAAGTGACCATGTTAAACATGATGTGGGTCAGCTCATAGTGCAGGAACACCGACGACAACAGCCGCCACCATTCCCCCATCCGCACCGCTTCCGGGATCAACAGAAACAGCCCGAGCACGGTATCCGGATACTGCATGCCCACCAGCCAGACGAGGATGGTGAAGGCGATGATCGCAGTGACAGCCGGCGTCTTTTGGTTCGGCTTGAGCGTCTCCGCCACTTCCTCCCGTTTGGCCTGCGATAGCACCAGCAGCTCTTCCAACAGCTCGTCCTGCGATCGCCAGGTTTGTTCCGGCTCGTCTGCAGCTGTGCCCTCTTCCTCGGCCGCATAGCTTTTGACCAGTTCGGCAAGCCCAGTGAGCCCGATGTCTTCCCCGGCCGGCCCCCAAGGCGCCGGGCCGGTCACGCCGCGCGCCAGATCGACACCGACGGCGACCGCGCCGGTCGTCTTGCCCATACCGGCATAGGCGCCGGTGCGGGCGATGGCGTTCAGATTGTCATCGGAGCGCCAGTGGGTAAAGATAAAAAACGTCAGCGAGTACATCTTGCGCACACCGTTTTGCCGTTTGGCCTCGCGCAGGTACAACGCTTCCTGCACCAGCATCTGCTCGATCTGTCCGGTGCCGATCCGGTCGGCCGGCAAGAGGCGCACGACTTGCGCCGTGTTCCATTTGCGGCGCACCAGCACCAGCGGACGAATCCCGCCGTCTGTGAATGTTTCTTGCTCCGCTTGGGGCACTTGTGGCAGAATAGAAAAATCATCATGTTCGATCAGCTTCCGTGCCATCTGGTACAACAAGGAAGTCTGACGAGCCAATGCTCGATCCGGAGTCTCCACGCTCCCGTTCACCCCCTGAAAGGATGTGTCCTACATGAACATATTCGCCATCGGCGATTTACATCTCTCTTTTGCCAACCCGAAGCCGATGGATGTCTTCGGCG
Proteins encoded:
- a CDS encoding rhomboid family intramembrane serine protease, with the translated sequence METPDRALARQTSLLYQMARKLIEHDDFSILPQVPQAEQETFTDGGIRPLVLVRRKWNTAQVVRLLPADRIGTGQIEQMLVQEALYLREAKRQNGVRKMYSLTFFIFTHWRSDDNLNAIARTGAYAGMGKTTGAVAVGVDLARGVTGPAPWGPAGEDIGLTGLAELVKSYAAEEEGTAADEPEQTWRSQDELLEELLVLSQAKREEVAETLKPNQKTPAVTAIIAFTILVWLVGMQYPDTVLGLFLLIPEAVRMGEWWRLLSSVFLHYELTHIMFNMVTLYFFGRIAERIFGMPRFFVIYVLAGIAGSLLSVAFSPHNSLGASGAVFGLFGALLAFGQFNRKAFAMTIGTSVYALLAINLIFGFIMPNVNNFAHIGGLIGGFLTAMALGVPNTPNTKRWLFALLYTAYAALAFWIGQETPFR